From a single Apium graveolens cultivar Ventura chromosome 2, ASM990537v1, whole genome shotgun sequence genomic region:
- the LOC141706985 gene encoding chaperone protein dnaJ 1, mitochondrial isoform X2: MRRFKSLQSSLKLIVQDKTFRPHSLADQVLQNRVLYGCGFARRPSEFASTRQLLLKRFIHGTGSCYSSRRDYYEVLGVPKDASRDDIKKAFHALAKKYHPDFNKDNPSAKRKFQELREAYEILQDTEKRAQYDMNKAGSARSDDTEHASWGRQQSRRAYGTDFSSSFQKIFSEIFEEDTESIATDIQVELAISFSEAATGCTKNLSFDANVPCDSCDGLGHSVNASTRICPACEGLGSVSIPPFTSTCMTCRGSGRIIKNHCRTCQGSGVVEGIKEVEVAIPAGVDSGDTIRVPGAGNGGGKIQPGSLFIKLKVAKDPTFDRDGADIYVDSNISFTQAILGGKVEVPTLSGKTQVKIPKGVQHGYLTVLRGRGLPRKGLFVDHGDQYVRFRINFPTELNERQRAILEEFTKEEIEHGNMSTEVNWLDQQLSTG; this comes from the exons ATGAGAAGATTTAAATCTCTACAATCCTCTCTTAAATTAATAGTTCAAGATAAAACG TTTCGTCCACATTCACTCGCTGATCAAGTTCTTCAAAATCGAG TTTTATATGGTTGCGGGTTTGCTAGAAGACCTTCGGAGTTTGCATCTACAAGGCAGTTATTATTAAAGCGTTTCATTCACGGCACAG GATCGTGCTACTCTAGTCGACGAGATTACTATGAAGTTCTAGGTGTGCCAAAAGATGCTAGCCGGGATGACATTAAGAAGGCATTTCATGCG CTTGCAAAGAAATATCATCCAGACTTTAATAAAGACAATCCTTCTGCCAAGAGAAAATTTCAAGAGCTAAGAGAGGCTTACGAG ATTTTACAAGATACTGAAAAACGAGCACAATATGACATG AACAAGGCTGGTTCTGCAAGGTCAGATGATACTGAACACGCTTCTTGGGGTAGACAACAGTCTAGGCGTGCGTATGGAACTGATTTCTCTAGTTCATTCCAAAAGATTTTCTCAGAG ATATTTGAAGAGGATACAGAAAGCATTGCAACTGATATTCAG GTTGAGCTTGCCATATCTTTTTCTGAGGCTGCTACAGGTTGCACAAAGAATTTATCTTTTGATGCAAATGTCCCTTGTGATTCTTGTG ATGGGCTTGGTCATTCGGTAAATGCTAGCACAAGAATCTGTCCAGCCTGTGAAGGCCTTGGGAGT GTGTCGATTCCTCCATTCACGTCAACATGCATGACATGTAGAGGAAGTGGTCGAATAATTAAG AACCACTGTAGGACATGTCAGGGATCAGGAGTGGTTGAGGGGATCAAGGAGGTTGAAGTTGCAATACCAGCGG GTGTGGATTCTGGGGACACTATTCGTGTTCCAGGAGCAGGTAATGGTGGAGGGAAGATCCAACCTGGCAGCCTGTTTATAAAATTGAAG GTTGCGAAAGACCCAACGTTTGATAGGGATGGAGCAGATATTTACGTGGATTCCAATATTAGCTTCACACAA GCTATTCTCGGTGGCAAGGTTGAGGTACCAACTTTATCAGGGAAGACGCAAGTGAAA ATACCAAAAGGGGTTCAGCACGGATATCTTACTGTGTTGAGGGGCAGAG GTTTGCCGAGGAAAGGTCTGTTTGTTGACCATGGGGACCAGTATGTTCGCTTCCGGATTAACTTCCCCAC TGAGCTAAACGAACGCCAGCGTGCTATACTAGAGGAATTTACTAAAGAGGAGATTGAGCATGGAAACATGTCTACTGAAGTGAATTG GCTTGATCAGCAGCTATCTACTGGTTGA
- the LOC141706985 gene encoding chaperone protein dnaJ 1, mitochondrial isoform X1: MRRFKSLQSSLKLIVQDKTFRPHSLADQVLQNRVLYGCGFARRPSEFASTRQLLLKRFIHGTGSCYSSRRDYYEVLGVPKDASRDDIKKAFHALAKKYHPDFNKDNPSAKRKFQELREAYEILQDTEKRAQYDMNKAGSARSDDTEHASWGRQQSRRAYGTDFSSSFQKIFSEIFEEDTESIATDIQVELAISFSEAATGCTKNLSFDANVPCDSCDGLGHSVNASTRICPACEGLGSVSIPPFTSTCMTCRGSGRIIKNHCRTCQGSGVVEGIKEVEVAIPAGVDSGDTIRVPGAGNGGGKIQPGSLFIKLKVAKDPTFDRDGADIYVDSNISFTQAILGGKVEVPTLSGKTQVKIPKGVQHGYLTVLRGRGLPRKGLFVDHGDQYVRFRINFPTELNERQRAILEEFTKEEIEHGNMSTEVNWWKHILDRIADPKFMFELSVFMGIIILFSKVFG, from the exons ATGAGAAGATTTAAATCTCTACAATCCTCTCTTAAATTAATAGTTCAAGATAAAACG TTTCGTCCACATTCACTCGCTGATCAAGTTCTTCAAAATCGAG TTTTATATGGTTGCGGGTTTGCTAGAAGACCTTCGGAGTTTGCATCTACAAGGCAGTTATTATTAAAGCGTTTCATTCACGGCACAG GATCGTGCTACTCTAGTCGACGAGATTACTATGAAGTTCTAGGTGTGCCAAAAGATGCTAGCCGGGATGACATTAAGAAGGCATTTCATGCG CTTGCAAAGAAATATCATCCAGACTTTAATAAAGACAATCCTTCTGCCAAGAGAAAATTTCAAGAGCTAAGAGAGGCTTACGAG ATTTTACAAGATACTGAAAAACGAGCACAATATGACATG AACAAGGCTGGTTCTGCAAGGTCAGATGATACTGAACACGCTTCTTGGGGTAGACAACAGTCTAGGCGTGCGTATGGAACTGATTTCTCTAGTTCATTCCAAAAGATTTTCTCAGAG ATATTTGAAGAGGATACAGAAAGCATTGCAACTGATATTCAG GTTGAGCTTGCCATATCTTTTTCTGAGGCTGCTACAGGTTGCACAAAGAATTTATCTTTTGATGCAAATGTCCCTTGTGATTCTTGTG ATGGGCTTGGTCATTCGGTAAATGCTAGCACAAGAATCTGTCCAGCCTGTGAAGGCCTTGGGAGT GTGTCGATTCCTCCATTCACGTCAACATGCATGACATGTAGAGGAAGTGGTCGAATAATTAAG AACCACTGTAGGACATGTCAGGGATCAGGAGTGGTTGAGGGGATCAAGGAGGTTGAAGTTGCAATACCAGCGG GTGTGGATTCTGGGGACACTATTCGTGTTCCAGGAGCAGGTAATGGTGGAGGGAAGATCCAACCTGGCAGCCTGTTTATAAAATTGAAG GTTGCGAAAGACCCAACGTTTGATAGGGATGGAGCAGATATTTACGTGGATTCCAATATTAGCTTCACACAA GCTATTCTCGGTGGCAAGGTTGAGGTACCAACTTTATCAGGGAAGACGCAAGTGAAA ATACCAAAAGGGGTTCAGCACGGATATCTTACTGTGTTGAGGGGCAGAG GTTTGCCGAGGAAAGGTCTGTTTGTTGACCATGGGGACCAGTATGTTCGCTTCCGGATTAACTTCCCCAC TGAGCTAAACGAACGCCAGCGTGCTATACTAGAGGAATTTACTAAAGAGGAGATTGAGCATGGAAACATGTCTACTGAAGTGAATTG GTGGAAGCATATTCTCGATCGTATTGCAGACCCCAAATTCATGTTCGAGCTATCGGTATTTATGGGAATCATTATACTGTTCAGCAAAGTTTTTGGATGA
- the LOC141705814 gene encoding protein DETOXIFICATION 27-like isoform X1 produces MEEKKGDNLTERLLGEAGIKWTSVESWKGESKKLWHIAGPSLFTRVTSYTMNIVTQALAGHLGDLELASISIGNTVVLGFNFGLVLGMASALETLCGQAFGAKKHHMLGIYLQRSWIVLFFCCFLLLPTYIYTSPLLKLLGQPDDVAEQTGIVALWFIPMHFSFAFLLPMQRFLQSQIKIGVMAWVSLAVFIIHAVVSWIFVYQFEFGVIGIALTLGMANWLIFFLLLWYVLRGGCPETWTGFSMEAFSGLLDFFKLSVASGVMLCLENWYFRILILMTGYLKDATVAVDALSICMNVNGWELMIPFAFFAATGVRVANELGAGNGKAAKFATVVSVCHSSMIGIFFFIVLLVLHDKFALIFTTSSQVLEAVDRLSYLLAITILLNSIQPVLSGVAVGSGWQSKVAYVNLSCYYLIGIPLGIVFGWTFNFGVEGMWGGMIIGGTAMQTIVLVIMTLQCNWEKEAENAVMHVQKWSSVRNNPTDEQS; encoded by the exons ATGGAAGAAAAAAAAGGTGACAATCTAACAGAGAGATTGTTAGGAGAAGCTGGTATAAAATGGACAAGTGTTGAGTCGTGGAAAGGAGAATCAAAGAAGCTATGGCATATAGCTGGTCCTTCTCTGTTCACCAGGGTGACATCTTACACCATGAATATTGTTACTCAAGCTTTGGCTGGTCACCTTGGCGACCTCGAGCTTGCTTCCATTTCCATCGGCAACACTGTTGTTCTTGGTTTCAATTTCGGGCTCGTT TTAGGAATGGCAAGTGCATTAGAGACCCTCTGTGGTCAAGCTTTTGGGGCAAAAAAGCACCACATGTTGGGAATATACCTACAAAGATCATGGATTGTTCTGTTCTTCTGTTGCTTCTTGTTGTTGCcgacatacatatatacatcccCGCTGCTGAAGCTCCTAGGCCAACCAGATGATGTTGCAGAGCAAACTGGAATAGTGGCTTTGTGGTTTATTCCAATGCATTTTAGCTTTGCATTTCTATTGCCAATGCAAAGGTTCTTGCAGAGCCAGATTAAGATTGGGGTGATGGCATGGGTGTCACTTGCTGTTTTCATAATTCATGCGGTTGTGAGTTGGATTTTTGTGTACCAATTTGAATTTGGGGTGATTGGAATAGCTCTTACATTGGGTATGGCGAATTGGCTTATATTTTTCTTGTTACTCTGGTATGTTCTTCGAGGTGGCTGTCCTGAGACATGGACTGGCTTTTCAATGGAAGCGTTTTCAGGTCTTTTGGACTTCTTTAAACTCTCTGTGGCATCTGGTGTTATGCTTTG CTTGGAGAACTGGTACTTCAGAATACTGATATTGATGACTGGTTACCTAAAGGATGCCACAGTAGCTGTTGATGCGTTGTCCATTTG CATGAATGTCAATGGCTGGGAACTGATGATTCCGTTTGCATTCTTTGCTGCGACAGG AGTCAGGGTTGCAAATGAGTTGGGTGCAGGAAATGGAAAAGCAGCCAAATTTGCAACTGTTGTTTCCGTCTGCCATTCCAGCATGATCGGCATCTTCTTTTTCATTGTTTTACTGGTATTACATGACAAATTCGCATTGATATTTACTACTAGCTCTCAAGTCCTGGAAGCAGTAGATAGGCTGTCGTACCTTCTAGCTATTACCATTCTTCTGAACAGCATTCAACCTGTATTATCTG GCGTGGCAGTAGGATCAGGATGGCAATCAAAGGTTGCATATGTTAATTTGAGCTGCTACTATCTTATCGGCATTCCTCTTGGAATAGTTTTTGGTTGGACTTTTAATTTTGGGGTTGAG GGTATGTGGGGAGGGATGATAATCGGAGGAACAGCCATGCAGACTATTGTTTTAGTTATTATGACACTGCAATGCAACTGGGAAAAAGAG GCTGAAAATGCTGTCATGCATGTCCAGAAATGGTCTTCTGTCCGTAATAATCCAACTGATGAACAATCATag
- the LOC141705814 gene encoding protein DETOXIFICATION 27-like isoform X2 — translation MASALETLCGQAFGAKKHHMLGIYLQRSWIVLFFCCFLLLPTYIYTSPLLKLLGQPDDVAEQTGIVALWFIPMHFSFAFLLPMQRFLQSQIKIGVMAWVSLAVFIIHAVVSWIFVYQFEFGVIGIALTLGMANWLIFFLLLWYVLRGGCPETWTGFSMEAFSGLLDFFKLSVASGVMLCLENWYFRILILMTGYLKDATVAVDALSICMNVNGWELMIPFAFFAATGVRVANELGAGNGKAAKFATVVSVCHSSMIGIFFFIVLLVLHDKFALIFTTSSQVLEAVDRLSYLLAITILLNSIQPVLSGVAVGSGWQSKVAYVNLSCYYLIGIPLGIVFGWTFNFGVEGMWGGMIIGGTAMQTIVLVIMTLQCNWEKEAENAVMHVQKWSSVRNNPTDEQS, via the exons ATGGCAAGTGCATTAGAGACCCTCTGTGGTCAAGCTTTTGGGGCAAAAAAGCACCACATGTTGGGAATATACCTACAAAGATCATGGATTGTTCTGTTCTTCTGTTGCTTCTTGTTGTTGCcgacatacatatatacatcccCGCTGCTGAAGCTCCTAGGCCAACCAGATGATGTTGCAGAGCAAACTGGAATAGTGGCTTTGTGGTTTATTCCAATGCATTTTAGCTTTGCATTTCTATTGCCAATGCAAAGGTTCTTGCAGAGCCAGATTAAGATTGGGGTGATGGCATGGGTGTCACTTGCTGTTTTCATAATTCATGCGGTTGTGAGTTGGATTTTTGTGTACCAATTTGAATTTGGGGTGATTGGAATAGCTCTTACATTGGGTATGGCGAATTGGCTTATATTTTTCTTGTTACTCTGGTATGTTCTTCGAGGTGGCTGTCCTGAGACATGGACTGGCTTTTCAATGGAAGCGTTTTCAGGTCTTTTGGACTTCTTTAAACTCTCTGTGGCATCTGGTGTTATGCTTTG CTTGGAGAACTGGTACTTCAGAATACTGATATTGATGACTGGTTACCTAAAGGATGCCACAGTAGCTGTTGATGCGTTGTCCATTTG CATGAATGTCAATGGCTGGGAACTGATGATTCCGTTTGCATTCTTTGCTGCGACAGG AGTCAGGGTTGCAAATGAGTTGGGTGCAGGAAATGGAAAAGCAGCCAAATTTGCAACTGTTGTTTCCGTCTGCCATTCCAGCATGATCGGCATCTTCTTTTTCATTGTTTTACTGGTATTACATGACAAATTCGCATTGATATTTACTACTAGCTCTCAAGTCCTGGAAGCAGTAGATAGGCTGTCGTACCTTCTAGCTATTACCATTCTTCTGAACAGCATTCAACCTGTATTATCTG GCGTGGCAGTAGGATCAGGATGGCAATCAAAGGTTGCATATGTTAATTTGAGCTGCTACTATCTTATCGGCATTCCTCTTGGAATAGTTTTTGGTTGGACTTTTAATTTTGGGGTTGAG GGTATGTGGGGAGGGATGATAATCGGAGGAACAGCCATGCAGACTATTGTTTTAGTTATTATGACACTGCAATGCAACTGGGAAAAAGAG GCTGAAAATGCTGTCATGCATGTCCAGAAATGGTCTTCTGTCCGTAATAATCCAACTGATGAACAATCATag